CTTTGTTTATCTAGTTTTcctattttcctttcttcactTAGTGGTACAAACTTATTTGAGGCCACTGCTAATAgacataacaattaaaaaaataataaaagagaactGACATTGTGTATGCATGTGTTTTGACATTTATTTAATAGCTTCATTATTTATGTTGATTTCACACAGCTTGCTGTCCTGTGGGaattatttagaatttaaagATGACTAAGTGTTAGTTTGGTGTTGTTTCGTTCtagtgatattttctttttactgttgaGGGTTGCAGCAAGGtgacatatttatttattttcatttcttaggGTGTGTTATTCTTCCTTGCTGCAAAGTCCGGATTCATTGAGGATGCTGATGAAGCTGCCCTGCtccaaaattttatcatttgtgtTGAGATGCTTGTTGCTGCTGTAGGCCACTTTTATGCATTTCCATACAAAGAATATGCCGGTGCTAATATAGGTGGATCCCATGGTTTCACTGCTAGCCTTGGGCATGCTTTGAAGTTAAATGATTTTTACCATGATACAGTGCACCAGGTGAGTCTTGCTTTGTATGCTCTGTCTGTAACACTGTTAACATGGCATTTGCTTCAGGCTTAATGCCTGGCTTTGCAACCGTTATGCCACAATGCATTTCTAGTTCCCCATATTATTGTTGAAATTTATGAATCTCCTTTGCTTTCATATTTTCTCTGCGGATGATTTGATACTAATCACACTTGTGGCAGTTTGCACCAACGTATCACGAATATGTTCTCTATAATCACAGCGAAGGTGAGGAGGGAACTAAGAAGTACAGGTCGCGAACTTTTGTACCAGTTGGGTCTGAGATGGATTCAGTGAGAAGAAATAGGAATATGTTTGGAAACAAGTTGGATGACATACAGCTCTCAAGTTTGTCTTCTTCTAACAGTAGCAGTCCCTCAAATTCGTTGCCTGATGATTCAAATTCTGTTGCAAATAAATCTTCCTTGCTTGTGGATTTGTCCAATTCTACTCCGGAACCATATGACTTAACCGTTATTGACTTGGATGTATCCAGTTACCCTGAAGAAGTTCCTGCTGTTGATCAAGCTGGTGGTAGGTGATCGTGGGGAGTATTCAGAGGTAGGTTTGAGGGGGAACATGTTATCGTTGGAGGAGATTAGAGGGGCATCCGGCATATTTTCTGTGCTTGGAAAGAACTATGATTGTGGTTTCTTAAATTCTGGGAAAGGAATTAAGCAGATCATGTGCGAACATACATTTCTGTAAACTAGTCGGCCTCACTCTTAAGCAAAGCAGTCCTTGATGTTGATCTCGGTCTTAATACTGTAATTGTCTCCAATGGTTGTGTCCTGTGTGTAAATTGTAGATACGGAACTTCTTGACGTGCCTAAGAgtttaaacatgaaaaatactaaaatattgatttagaATTAATTGATTCTTTTCTCCATACACCATAAGATTTTGGTTCTTGTTTTTTATGCTTATAGTAATGTTGTTGTCATTATTTACGTTTATGGaatccttttatatttattttgagtttgatgCTAGATATTACTGATGATGAAGGTTTTCTCAGAATCTCGGTTACCTTTGTACCATTTCTGGGTTGAAAATGCAGTGCATTTTATTCGTGTGAAGCTTCGTCTTAACCATCCTTGGTCAcgttaagttttttatatataatttggtcGGCTAACTCCTGTAGTCATGTTTTTTACTTCACGTTTTAGTAAATTTTTGCTCCTGGAAAATTGCTTTGAATGTTAAACTATTCTACTATGTGACATACCTCTAATTTGTcaattctgtattttttttttgtttatttttaaagctTATATGTTTGACAAAGTTACGTAATGTCAAGATTAAGGATACGAGAATGCATTGAACAAATGTACAATTGAATGTTGTCGACATAAATCATTCTGTGATTGAGTGTAATGATGCTATTTGAATGGACTTGGATTAAGGATACGATAATGCTGTCGACAGAAATCTGTGATCGAGTGTAATGATTATTCGATTGACTTGGAATTAAAAAGATGGGAACAGTTACCTCTTTAACAATTGAGAATTAAATAGAGGCTATTCCTCCACCATGTTGCAACATATTATCATTTCGACCAACCGTGTTTTatgaaaagtgaaaatattcaaactaaattatgcacgtgtaattaattaaaacattaacattaagaataaaagtttgataaaaataactcCGTCATTGCAGAATTATTTAActatttgttcttaattttcaaaatgattaatattattaattaattaaatttaaaggaATAATAGAgagaacaaattattttattcctcatatatatgaaaatttagaaCTTGTATATACTTATTTGTTAGAAGAAATCAATAAGTTTATATTGTAAGAACGTTGTAAGTGtaatttactaatttattttatttataaaataaatagatacaagttaacaatatttctatatattaaaaagaaataatatatatatatatatatatatatatatatatatatatatatatatatatagtttatctcTTATTCTCATCTACCAttcttttttaatctaattattaaagattatgatatatttcaaaagaaaaattatatatggacAGCTTTCACTTTGGATACTTCCATTAAATTAGAAGTTGGAGAGGAGAAAAATGTTTCAAACGATAAATTCAAAGTTTGCTATACcccataaaaagaaaatatatatatatatatatatatatatatatatatatatatatatatagtttatctcTTATTCTCATCTACCAttcttttttaatctaattattaaagattatgatatatttcaaaagaaaaattatatatggacagctttcactttttctatttctattaaatacctaacaaaaactatttttcatttaaaataaaaaatataatgttaattcTATTAGTGTTGAATAGGGACAGACTGAACAGTTTTAGTGTCCATGTACGACGATTCTTTTCAAAACCATGTGTAAAACATTTTAGGTGTTAGAGTTTGGGGAGTGCCAAACTACTCCCTTCTATAAACCAGAACCTCATAGGTTTTCTTTAACAGATATAACAATGGAAGAATCATGGAGTACAACTACAAGTGCATCTGCCTGCATAGTTCTCATAGTGCTCCTTACTCTAACATGCGCATGGTGGGTGCTGAATTGGTTATGGCTAAGGCCAAAGAGACTAGAGAGACTCCTAAGAGATCAAGGCCTTCAAGGAAAACCCTACAGGCTTTTCAATGGAGATTTGAAGCAGATTATGAAGATGCAAAAGGAAGTCACATCCAAACCCATGAAACTCTCTCATGATATAGCGCCACGTGTCTTTTCTTATCATCTGCAGAGTGTCATCAAACATggtaaatctattttttttttttggataatgatacttttcacaacatttttttttacttcacttatgacattattaatgttaatgtgATCCAAGTAAATCACATGTTAACAACTTGTTTggataaaaacaaaaggtattatttgatgatgatatgtATGGATACTACTTAGGGAAGAATCCTTTTATTTGGTTTGGACGAAAACCAAGGGTGATCATCACAGAGCCTGAGTTAATCAAAGAAGTACTTAACAAGATCTACGCTTTTCCAAAGCCTGACACGAATCCCCTAGTCAAGTTAGTAGCTACTGGTCTTATAAATTACGAGGGAGAAAAATGGAACAAGCACAGAAGAATAGTTAGTCCTGCATTCAATATGGAAAAGTTGAAGGTtagatatgaatttattttttcatgtattaACACTTTTTATACTGTGTCAACTACTCAAAATTTTGGTAGATACACAGATGAGTTATTTGCTTTTTGGTGTGTTTGCACTGGAAAAAGTGCATtcacttaaaatttttttagaaCAATAAAATTACCAGAGTGTTTAACCTGCAGCACATACTTACTCAAGTAAAAACACCTTGGTTTGagttataacttattttaaggAGCCAAAGCCCTGATGCCAAAGGCTTGATGTGAAGTCAGAATTTAAAGTAACATGACATGAAGTTTGAATACTTAAGTGCTCAGTCTGATAGGTGAATTTGAAATCCTTTCCATTTCATTGTTACATTACAGAATATGTTACCAATATTCTTCAACAGTTGCAATGATCTAATTATCAAGTGGGAGGAGATGTCTTCAGATGGATCCTGTGAAATAGATCTATGGCCTTTCCTTCAAAATTTAACCAGTGATGTTATTGCTCGAGCAGCATTTGGAAGTAGTtatgaagaaggaagaagaatatTTGAACTTCTAAAAGAGCAAGCACAACTTGCAGCGCAAAGTATGATGAAAGATTACATCCCTGGATGGAGGTAAGACTAACTTGCATACTTGAGTGTTGAATAAACTAAACCTATGAACACcgttaaataattttcaaatgaatCAACATACCATATATTTATGCAGGAAACCTTGACTAacatatatttatcatttgaaATATGAGTATTAGCAAGCAACGTACCTCATTAAGGATCTATTCGTTATATTCAATATCTATTCATTCATCAATGTTGTGCTAGGAAGATTAAATGTAACGTCTCATTTGCATTATGCAGTAGAATTTTTTTCTCTGAAGACAACCGTACTGTGCTTTATGTTGACCAAACAAATAATAGAAGGCTAACTGATATTGGAAAGAGAGAGGCTCATTCTGCTTATTTACGAATTTATACCAACTGCTATGCATAGGAGGATGAAGGAAATTAATAGAGAAATAAAAGCTTCACTTACAGATTTGATTaacaagaaagagaaagcacTAGAGGTGGGTGAAACTACTGAGAATGACTTGTTATGTTTACTTTTGGAGTCAAATCACAAGGAAATTGAAGAACATGGAAACAGTAAGACTATTGGAATGAGTATTGAAGAGGTAATCGAGGAATGCAAGCTATTCTACTTTGCAGGGCAAGAAACCACTTCAATTTTACTTGTTTGGACCATGGTGATCTTAAGTATGCACCCTGATTGGCAAGCACGTGCAAGGGAAGAAGTTTTACAAgtatttggaaaacaaaaaccCGATTTTCTTGTGCTAAGTCACCTTAAGATTGTAAGTGCCGTAGCAGACTTTGATTCTTCTGAAGTGAAACAGTATATTTTAGAAACTAAAGTGCACTCGTAATTGTTGATTTGATTAGAAAATAAACAGGTGATAATTGAGATAAAATCGAGTATGTATTATACTTTATCCCTTAAAGAGCACTCCTCTAATCTTAGAGGAGCCAAATGGTTTGTGTTATTATTATCTTGATGTCAAAGAGTATGTCTTTGATACTTACCATTAGCATAATACTTTTTGTTAACAGGTCACAATGATTTTGAATGAAGTTCTTAGGCTGTACTCAGCAGTAATTGGCCTTAATAGAAATGTTGACGAAGATGTGAAACTTGGAAACCTATCATTACCCGCCGGAGTGCAAGTTTCCTTACCAATAATTATGGTTCACCATAACCCTGAACTTTGGGGTGATGATGCCGATAGTTTTAATCCGGAAAGATTTTCTGAAGGAGTTCTAAAGACCACTAATGGCAGAGTTTCATTTTTTCCATTTGGATGGGGTCCTAGAGTGTGCATTGGACAAAACTTTTCCATGTTGGAGGCAAAGATGGCTTTGTCAATGATTTTACAACATTTCACATTTGAACTTTCTCCAGCTTATGCTCATGCACCTGTTTCAGTGATTACTCTTAAACCCCAATATGGTGCTCATGTCATTTTACGTAAACTGCAAGTATAATAATGGTAATATAAGCCTTGTTTGATTTGCATTTCACTATTGCAAAGTTTGAAATGCAAATTAATGGCAGTTTGctgcttttattttcttaagaaaatatGTTACTGTTGACAACAGATGTTGCTAAGGCTTTTGTAttcttctaatatatatatatatatatatatatatatttattgcgCCAATGAATGTATGTGGGTTTTTGTAAGACTCAATCCACACAATTCGATAGGGCGAGAGAAATGTGAATTATTTCTTCCTGCAATTTTGGGAAGATTATGGATAGATTGATTTAGAAAGACACCGTCCAAAATAtagattatattattaatattttaaaattttaatatttcaaaaatatgcaTTTAGTTATAATGGGAAAATGAAGTAAATTgagtaataattatattattattattattattatttaataattttggaaTATGTAACGTACAAAATTAATCACTTAATACTATATATAACAAGAATGATagaggatatatatatatatatatatggaagaATTAAACTTGTTCTTATTTGAATGGACTCATTTGTAAGCATATCATTCAGTTATGAAATCTTAATGGAAATTTAAGTGTGAATGTAAGTTTTATCTTTAttagaaataagaaaattaattgacatataaggaaaaaaaaactataaacctgttgatttaatattttaaattgaaaatgatattaGCTTTTATGGAAGTTTTTATCAAGTTAATTGATTTTCTTCAAAAGATGTAACACTCATATCAGATTAAAAGTTTATCTTACTAGTATAATCCTTATATTGAAAACTTCATTGACGGAGATGGAGACAAATGTGTTCCACTATGATGACGGAATTACAAGCAAGATCCaaagataaaatatgttttccaCTAATTTGGAACAAGGTACAGAATGCAGATCCACGTAGATAATGTCGAAAGATGCCAAATCAAAAAATGTAGTTGCAACTTATGTAGATTGGTAAGAAATCGAGAGAGCCGAACTGAAACTTTCTTATCTAACACTTTCAACAACCTCAAACACTGTTGTATCCTGCGCAGGTTGCGTATATCATTatgatttatttcttaatttatctaATTCTTTGAAAAGGTGTAACAATGCTACCTCAATTGCTTATGCTGCATGAATtcctcatatttttaattcataaaccCAAACCATTGTTATCATCTACATCCTTTGTTTATTCGAATTCCGCTAGGTACTGTGTACCATTGTTGTCACTTGTCTGCAAAGATTTCTATTCTTCCTTGCATTTACTGTTACACGTCAAGAGACAACCCTCACCACCATTGACCAACATATCAACCCTTTTACCCCTTTCTGAGAAATTTCGTGTTATTAAATTTCATCtctaactaataaaaaatgtgtttcgGATTTAAAAATCAGAAAACGTCCAAATTCAACTATGCTTTGAACTCCCTCACTGGATAATCATAGGATAAGGATGTCTCTGATTTAAGCCAACCATGGAGAGTAAGAGACTCTGACTTCCTTAATCGCCACTCACGTATTTTATAGCATAGTGAAATAAAGCAAGAAAGAGCGACAAAATATATGATAtgtgaaaatgttaaaaaataagtttaatttcatGACTCAATTGTAGGATTCTATCACGTAGTATGTATATTTATGTTTGATCACTGTATTCTTCAATTTTCGTAATGATGTTTAACGAGAAAATGGCATTGCCTTCTATTTCAATCTTCTGGTGAAAGCGACAGAATATGCAATGAAAAAAAGGTAATAAGAAAGTGGTGAATGCGCGCAGAAGACACGTGACCGTccattaaaaaaacaagaacGTATAGAAGGATCCACGTGTTAAAGTATTAGGctttttgaagaagaaagagtTCTACGAAACCAACCAATAATAACATGGTAAGggagtaaagaaaaaaaggaggtgtctttatcttttatctattGCGTTATCTATTGCGGCGGCGCACGGCTTGGCTCGCGTTGCAAGCAACGCTAAGGTGCGTGGAATCTCTACAGTTCATAGCccttttccattcttctctATCTTTTGTCACTAGAAAACCAAACCATTCATTCTCTCTGCTATTTAATGGCGCTAAATTTCAGAATTGTTTTGTTCTAGCTGTCTTTTCTGTTTTAACTTTTTGGTGCCATCATGATACTGCTGGTTCGTGATAATCAGAGGAAAGGTAATGAGAATGCGCTGATGGGTAGTGTTAGTCTGAACCCGTTATTTCGGAGTGAGTCTTTCGGGCATTACTATCCCGACGCTGAGCACAGCTATACTATGATGGAGAAGAGGCAACTGTTCTTGAGAAGCTATCAGTTCTGTCGAAAGAAGAGTCTGAAAGAGAGAGTGAAAGGCTCTTTGGTTCGTGTCAAGAAGGTTCTGTGGCTAAGGCTGCGATCTGCTAAGAAACTTAGGAGGTTGGTCTTTTCAAGGATCAGAATCAAATGCGGCTTCTATTACCGCAGGAGAAGGTTTTCACGCCTTCTCAATGCCCACAACCGCAAAATCGACTCTTCCTCTTGTTTCTGGTAGTAGCACCATTATTCATCCACTCATCACAACTGAGAAAAAAACACTCAACAAAAATGTTCTCATTTCATGATTCATCAGTTACTACGTGTAGTCTTTTATCGTGTACTTACAAAGACGTGTTGGAAATTGGGACAAGGAAATAGATATATTGCACATATTGTTTATTCTTTGTTACTAGTTGGTCTCAAAACTTTGTCTGTctgttttcttccttctttctgtCATTCATATCTTCTTTTTTCCAGCACAATCATATATAGGTTCTGTTTATATGTACTTTATTTGCTAAGTTTGTGGCTTCATACTTTCCAATGAACAGTGAGAACTCAGCATCATATGTGGATGGTTTTCCTTTTCAGTATGTTATCATTATATTCCAGTTGCCATGGTAAAGAGTTTCTTTCTTCCTATGTTTCATCAAGAATTCTAGACTCACGGGCAAGTATGTGTTTGGTAGTTGCTACTGTCACTGTTATATTAATGAGTTAttgaatataacaaaaataaaacgaTAAGGTGAAATCGAGGCATTGCAGCAGGCACTCAcctaaaactataattaaaagGTACATCCGTAAATGAAGCTTTTCGGTCTTCTGCAAATAAATACACAACAACCTGATTTATTACACAACAATTATTTACTCACTGTCAGTAGTTAAAACCTACATCACCAAGTAAAGCTTTTTGGTCACAGGCAAATACATTTTCAACTATCTGATACAATAATAACATCACCAACTCTTAGGAGGAAGGAATGTTGGAAGTCTCagatcgactagagataaggccaaattataatatataagtaaaatgcaaacctcattttacaagccggttttgtgagattgagttaggcttaaactcatTTCTAACCAGGAAAGTCATTATGAGATAGACCTATTTTTGTATGTATAATCTGATACatgtaaaaaaatcattttagaaACTAGTTTATCAACTATCTATTTATAATCttgcaacaaaaaaatttacatgGAAAAAAATCCTAGGCTTGCATGTCAATCAGGTTGGTTTTATTGTTTAAactaattttgagaaatgtcaacGCATTTGCATTAAGTTGGCAACGGTAACATAGATGTGAAGCAAAGGGAACACATGGGGGATTGTAATTGAATCTGATATCTACAATAAATATTAAGGGGTAAGATTGTACTGTCAGACACTGCCATGAAATAGCGTGCAAGCAACTacaaaatgaagaaacaaaaacaaataaacagtACTACAGACTCTGTAAATgatgataacaaaattaattatcataataattattaaaataaaatattgttgcAGATTCTATGTTCATGTGAGATACAGTGTATAAGATAACGTAATTCTTATCTTATATAAATcgattctataaaattaaattaaatttaatatttccatatgtattaaaattaatattcacatacgtattaaaattataaaaattgtataaaagtcataaaatacatttttctattaattttataatattacaaCTATGTAATAagaagtttgtaatttttaaatatatatctgtgtaatttttaaataagaagtATGTAATAAgagtatttgtaattttttaaatatatatttcaataaaataagatattataaaatttactttattatcatgtttttttgtttacaagtgtatagaaagtttttttagttaaaatacagataataatcataataaaagaaataacaaaacactcaccataaatattttataccaaAAATAGAGTTACAAAGATAAATACAATTAGTAAAGTCTCCATCAAGACTAAGTTATTAGACTGTCAAACTCAATTCATTAAACTCTCCAATTAAACTTATGTCATCATACTTTCATCATTAAACTCATTTCATCATAATCTTCATTACATTATCTTAATAAACTATCTTATCATGTCATCAAAatctttaatcaaattaatatcaGACTTTCTTATAAGCAAAATTtagacaaaaatttaaaaagttgtttCATTTATAACCCTATTACAAAATTCCAGTGTTAGGTTATTCTTGAACTTAATCTAAATTTTGCTACCTAAGAATGCATCAGAAGAgagataagaaaattaaaacagaatATAGTTACCTCAGTTTGAAATTAACAATGGCTAAGTAAAtagtagaaagaaaaaaaaaatttccattAGCTTTGCTTTTGTTGGGCTGAAATTTTACGAACAACTTGGGCTTTGACCCATTTGTGTCCATTACTTCTAATTGTCACACCCATGTTATTGGTTCAAAATTTTGGTAAATCTATTGTGAAATTTCTTGAAATAATTGATCCAAAATAAGTTAATTAGCAACTAattgtgaattaattttttttgtagcATAAATATATTTGATCGAAATATTTAAATGATGACCTACTCAAACATTGAAGGTATTATTCTaaacagttaaatttaaaattttatgaataattcaACATTGTGAAAAACTatgaaatcaaatatattagACTAATatccaaaattattatttatatatttttcagcaAAGTACATCTTATACTAT
The sequence above is drawn from the Vigna radiata var. radiata cultivar VC1973A chromosome 3, Vradiata_ver6, whole genome shotgun sequence genome and encodes:
- the LOC106757247 gene encoding cytochrome P450 CYP72A219 isoform X1, translated to MEESWSTTTSASACIVLIVLLTLTCAWWVLNWLWLRPKRLERLLRDQGLQGKPYRLFNGDLKQIMKMQKEVTSKPMKLSHDIAPRVFSYHLQSVIKHGKNPFIWFGRKPRVIITEPELIKEVLNKIYAFPKPDTNPLVKLVATGLINYEGEKWNKHRRIVSPAFNMEKLKNMLPIFFNSCNDLIIKWEEMSSDGSCEIDLWPFLQNLTSDVIARAAFGSSYEEGRRIFELLKEQAQLAAQSMMKDYIPGWRRMKEINREIKASLTDLINKKEKALEVGETTENDLLCLLLESNHKEIEEHGNSKTIGMSIEEVIEECKLFYFAGQETTSILLVWTMVILSMHPDWQARAREEVLQVFGKQKPDFLVLSHLKIVTMILNEVLRLYSAVIGLNRNVDEDVKLGNLSLPAGVQVSLPIIMVHHNPELWGDDADSFNPERFSEGVLKTTNGRVSFFPFGWGPRVCIGQNFSMLEAKMALSMILQHFTFELSPAYAHAPVSVITLKPQYGAHVILRKLQV
- the LOC106757494 gene encoding uncharacterized protein LOC106757494 isoform X2, whose amino-acid sequence is MGSVSLNPLFRSESFGHYYPDAEHSYTMMEKRQLFLRSYQFCRKKSLKERVKGSLVRVKKVLWLRLRSAKKLRRLVFSRIRIKCGFYYRRRRFSRLLNAHNRKIDSSSCFW
- the LOC106757247 gene encoding cytochrome P450 CYP72A219 isoform X2, whose protein sequence is MEESWSTTTSASACIVLIVLLTLTCAWWVLNWLWLRPKRLERLLRDQGLQGKPYRLFNGDLKQIMKMQKEVTSKPMKLSHDIAPRVFSYHLQSVIKHGKNPFIWFGRKPRVIITEPELIKEVLNKIYAFPKPDTNPLVKLVATGLINYEGEKWNKHRRIVSPAFNMEKLKNMLPIFFNSCNDLIIKWEEMSSDGSCEIDLWPFLQNLTSDVIARAAFGSSYEEGRRIFELLKEQAQLAAQSMMKDYIPGWRLILLIYEFIPTAMHRRMKEINREIKASLTDLINKKEKALEVGETTENDLLCLLLESNHKEIEEHGNSKTIGMSIEEVIEECKLFYFAGQETTSILLVWTMVILSMHPDWQARAREEVLQVFGKQKPDFLVLSHLKIVTMILNEVLRLYSAVIGLNRNVDEDVKLGNLSLPAGVQVSLPIIMVHHNPELWGDDADSFNPERFSEGVLKTTNGRVSFFPFGWGPRVCIGQNFSMLEAKMALSMILQHFTFELSPAYAHAPVSVITLKPQYGAHVILRKLQV
- the LOC106757494 gene encoding uncharacterized protein LOC106757494 isoform X1 — protein: MILLVRDNQRKGNENALMGSVSLNPLFRSESFGHYYPDAEHSYTMMEKRQLFLRSYQFCRKKSLKERVKGSLVRVKKVLWLRLRSAKKLRRLVFSRIRIKCGFYYRRRRFSRLLNAHNRKIDSSSCFW